The following proteins are co-located in the Aurantiacibacter atlanticus genome:
- the cobS gene encoding cobaltochelatase subunit CobS has protein sequence MNEMTSKSETGTTVMTAPDTEMDVRDTFGIDIDMKVPAFSEADERVPDIDESYVFDPDTTLAILAGFAHNRRVMIQGYHGTGKSTHIEQVAARLNWPTIRINLDAHISRIDLIGRDAIVLRDGLQVTEFREGLLPWALQHPVALVFDEYDAGRPDVMFVIQRVLEQAGKLTLLDQNRVIRPNPYFRLFATANTVGLGDTSGLYHGTQAINQGQMDRWNIVVGLNYLSAETEREIVGTKTTLDDKLVADMIRVADLSRQSFMNGDISTVMSPRTVITWAQNTEIFGDPGFSFRLSFLNKCDEAERLLVAEFYQRVFGKELPESVVSKA, from the coding sequence ATGAACGAGATGACCAGCAAATCCGAAACCGGCACCACCGTGATGACCGCTCCCGATACTGAGATGGACGTGCGCGACACGTTCGGCATAGATATCGACATGAAGGTGCCTGCCTTCTCAGAGGCAGACGAGCGGGTGCCTGATATTGACGAAAGCTATGTGTTCGATCCGGACACGACTCTGGCGATACTTGCGGGGTTTGCGCATAATCGCAGAGTGATGATCCAAGGTTATCACGGCACTGGTAAATCGACTCACATCGAACAGGTGGCCGCGCGGCTCAACTGGCCTACCATCCGCATCAATCTCGATGCGCATATCAGCCGGATCGATCTGATCGGGCGTGACGCCATTGTCCTGCGCGATGGTCTCCAGGTAACTGAATTTCGTGAAGGCCTGCTGCCATGGGCCTTGCAGCACCCGGTTGCGCTGGTGTTCGATGAATATGATGCTGGTCGCCCGGATGTGATGTTCGTCATTCAGCGCGTACTGGAACAAGCAGGCAAGCTGACATTGCTGGACCAGAACCGCGTCATTCGGCCCAATCCCTATTTCCGGCTGTTCGCCACTGCCAATACGGTGGGGCTGGGTGATACAAGCGGGCTTTACCACGGCACGCAGGCTATCAACCAGGGCCAGATGGACCGCTGGAATATCGTGGTCGGCCTGAACTATCTCTCCGCCGAAACCGAGCGGGAGATTGTCGGCACGAAGACCACGCTGGATGACAAGCTGGTGGCCGATATGATCCGCGTTGCCGATCTTTCGCGGCAAAGCTTTATGAATGGTGATATTTCCACGGTAATGAGCCCGCGAACGGTCATAACTTGGGCGCAAAACACAGAGATTTTCGGGGATCCGGGTTTCTCCTTCCGTCTCAGCTTTCTCAATAAGTGTGATGAGGCGGAACGTTTGCTCGTGGCGGAATTCTACCAGCGGGTATTCGGCAAGGAATTGCCGGAGAGCGTTGTCTCCAAGGCTTGA
- a CDS encoding glutathione S-transferase family protein, whose translation MSRYTLFFNPMSRALIAKWAFAEVGVSPELAIVEWDAKPAALLAANPMGKLPTIIHHASEGDRVVTEASAICHYLAEMEASDLLPHEEEKADYFRWFFFAAGPIETAISNKAMGWEPKDAKQEGTVGFGSFTRVMDTLDNWFKVHDFVCGDRFTMADVYVGSQVDWGLNFGTMEARDSFKSYQQRIQTREAYRDSMGTIEG comes from the coding sequence ATGAGCCGCTACACCTTGTTTTTCAACCCGATGAGCCGGGCACTGATAGCCAAATGGGCCTTTGCCGAAGTGGGCGTATCGCCCGAACTCGCCATAGTCGAATGGGATGCCAAACCCGCCGCCTTGCTGGCCGCCAATCCGATGGGCAAACTGCCGACCATCATCCACCACGCGTCGGAAGGCGACAGGGTCGTGACTGAAGCTTCAGCAATATGTCACTACCTTGCTGAAATGGAAGCATCCGATCTCCTGCCGCATGAGGAAGAAAAGGCGGATTACTTCCGCTGGTTCTTCTTTGCGGCAGGGCCAATCGAAACCGCCATTTCCAACAAGGCGATGGGATGGGAGCCGAAGGATGCCAAACAGGAAGGCACCGTTGGCTTTGGCAGTTTTACACGCGTGATGGATACGCTCGACAATTGGTTCAAGGTGCATGATTTCGTCTGCGGCGATCGCTTCACCATGGCCGATGTCTATGTCGGCAGCCAGGTGGATTGGGGCCTCAACTTCGGCACGATGGAAGCGCGCGACAGCTTCAAATCCTATCAGCAGCGCATTCAGACGCGCGAAGCCTATCGCGATTCCATGGGCACTATCGAAGGCTGA
- a CDS encoding oxygenase MpaB family protein, with translation MVHIADMANSDLPRFDPVEYARLKLIEGVRGVFNDVPGGEAPVPPSDMAFFAKDSPIRMVHADVVSMMVGGMAALLLQMLHPHALRGVLDFSDFRADMHGRLRRTARFIAVTTYGHSDDAEAAIERVNRIHTKINGTLPDGTPYSATDPRVLAWVHVTEAMMFLEAWLVHVQPDMPMHEQDEYFRQFALIAKRLGADPVPETKAEAMSIFREMRSDLRASPEAREVAALIINGRAKGAAGAVQPFFANAATALIPPFARTMLDLDPPGLGAFPARLVTGALGGTLRWAFRQRV, from the coding sequence TTGGTCCACATTGCAGACATGGCCAATTCCGATCTGCCTCGTTTCGATCCCGTCGAATATGCTCGCCTCAAGCTGATCGAAGGCGTGCGCGGGGTTTTCAACGATGTGCCCGGCGGAGAGGCACCGGTCCCGCCATCTGACATGGCCTTCTTTGCCAAGGATAGTCCCATCAGAATGGTCCATGCCGATGTGGTGAGCATGATGGTAGGCGGCATGGCAGCACTGTTATTGCAGATGCTTCACCCCCATGCCTTGCGCGGTGTCCTGGATTTTTCCGATTTTCGTGCCGATATGCATGGCCGATTGCGCCGCACTGCGCGCTTTATCGCGGTGACGACCTATGGCCATTCAGACGATGCTGAAGCGGCCATAGAAAGGGTCAACCGCATTCACACAAAGATAAACGGCACCCTGCCCGATGGCACACCGTATAGCGCCACCGATCCGCGCGTTCTGGCTTGGGTACATGTGACAGAAGCAATGATGTTTCTGGAAGCCTGGCTGGTCCATGTGCAACCTGACATGCCGATGCATGAACAGGACGAATATTTCCGCCAATTCGCTCTTATCGCGAAAAGGCTGGGCGCTGATCCCGTGCCTGAAACCAAGGCAGAGGCAATGAGTATTTTCCGTGAAATGCGCAGCGACTTACGTGCCAGCCCGGAGGCGCGCGAAGTTGCTGCGCTTATCATCAATGGTAGGGCAAAAGGGGCAGCTGGCGCGGTGCAGCCGTTCTTCGCCAATGCCGCCACCGCTCTCATCCCGCCCTTTGCCCGGACCATGCTGGATCTTGATCCACCGGGGCTTGGCGCCTTTCCCGCCAGGCTGGTCACAGGCGCACTTGGAGGCACATTGCGCTGGGCATTCAGGCAACGTGTCTAG
- a CDS encoding J domain-containing protein codes for MRNQRFHGRYESDGRECEHPRCSEAGEFRAPGRQGSSFDGPGQWRWFCLDHVREFNAGYDWFDGMSADEIYAAQSPASGWQTETPAFRPTAGMDGKPRWADFADPLDAIGARAGDIKRAARGQNHERYSRFTPREREALGAMGLGPQTDRTKLRQRYSELVRRYHPDRNGGDRSHESRLQRVVEAYQLLRGSDAFA; via the coding sequence ATGCGAAACCAACGGTTCCACGGACGCTACGAAAGCGATGGGCGAGAGTGCGAGCATCCCAGATGCAGCGAGGCCGGGGAATTTCGTGCGCCAGGCCGACAGGGCAGTTCCTTCGATGGGCCTGGGCAATGGCGCTGGTTCTGTCTCGATCACGTGCGTGAATTCAACGCCGGTTATGACTGGTTTGACGGGATGAGCGCGGATGAAATCTATGCCGCGCAATCTCCGGCATCAGGCTGGCAGACCGAAACGCCTGCTTTCCGCCCTACTGCCGGCATGGATGGCAAGCCGCGCTGGGCTGATTTTGCCGACCCTCTTGATGCGATTGGTGCGCGGGCAGGCGATATCAAACGCGCGGCAAGGGGCCAGAACCATGAACGCTACAGCCGCTTCACCCCGCGAGAGCGTGAAGCGCTGGGGGCAATGGGGCTGGGGCCGCAGACGGATCGCACCAAATTGCGCCAGCGATATTCGGAACTTGTGCGCCGCTATCACCCTGATCGCAATGGTGGGGACCGCAGCCATGAATCGCGCCTCCAGCGGGTGGTGGAAGCTTATCAATTGCTGCGCGGGTCTGATGCCTTCGCCTAG
- a CDS encoding BolA family protein, which translates to MSGPIQTEIEELLRQALSPTHLQVNNDSAQHAGHSGDDGSGESHFSVVVESAAFAGKNRLQRQRLVLAALGDIPGNRVHAFAMKCNAPGERA; encoded by the coding sequence ATGAGCGGACCAATACAAACAGAGATAGAGGAGTTGCTTCGGCAGGCTCTTTCCCCCACCCACCTCCAAGTCAATAATGACAGCGCGCAGCATGCAGGCCATTCTGGCGATGATGGCAGCGGTGAAAGTCATTTCTCCGTCGTGGTGGAAAGCGCGGCATTCGCGGGCAAAAACCGCTTGCAGAGGCAAAGGCTGGTGCTTGCCGCGCTGGGCGATATTCCGGGCAACCGCGTCCACGCATTTGCAATGAAATGCAACGCACCGGGAGAACGCGCATGA
- a CDS encoding glutathione S-transferase, which produces MSIDLWYWPEIPGRGEFVRLFCEAGEIDYADMAREQSGDALVEHMHALEGRRPYAPPYIVDGEVVIGQTALILQYLSDKEGLGSGEMETDLQLLQLQMDISDLVEEVHSVHHPVASELFYADQMDSAFEKAGYFRAQRIPKHLIHFDNAIATSGGPFCLGQQWSHVDTSLFQVMEGLDYAFPNYMKTMQGSWPHLEGLQGAVPEIESLAEYLASEQRLDFNENGIFRHYDELDEQ; this is translated from the coding sequence ATGAGCATAGATCTGTGGTATTGGCCTGAAATTCCCGGCCGCGGTGAATTTGTTCGCCTGTTCTGCGAAGCAGGCGAAATCGATTATGCCGATATGGCCCGCGAACAAAGCGGTGATGCGCTTGTGGAACATATGCACGCGCTGGAAGGCAGACGTCCCTACGCGCCGCCCTATATCGTGGATGGCGAGGTGGTGATCGGCCAGACCGCGCTCATCCTGCAATATCTGTCCGACAAGGAAGGACTCGGATCGGGCGAAATGGAAACCGATCTCCAGCTATTGCAGCTGCAAATGGATATCAGCGATCTGGTTGAGGAGGTGCATAGCGTGCACCACCCCGTTGCCAGCGAACTTTTCTATGCTGACCAGATGGATTCGGCGTTTGAGAAGGCCGGATATTTCCGCGCCCAGCGCATCCCCAAACATCTGATTCACTTCGACAATGCGATTGCGACAAGCGGCGGTCCGTTTTGCCTTGGCCAGCAATGGTCCCATGTCGACACCAGCCTGTTCCAGGTGATGGAGGGGCTTGATTATGCCTTCCCCAATTACATGAAGACAATGCAGGGCAGCTGGCCGCATCTCGAAGGGCTGCAAGGCGCAGTGCCGGAAATTGAAAGCCTCGCCGAATATCTCGCCAGCGAGCAGCGGCTGGATTTCAACGAGAATGGCATCTTCCGCCATTACGATGAACTGGACGAACAATAA
- a CDS encoding FKBP-type peptidyl-prolyl cis-trans isomerase: protein MKKALTIFAALSFAIPAAAQDGPEAGAAGSLAWHNNQQSALHILSAADGWHRLEGGVMFRRIAGGGTGPAPTVADEVTLHYTGSFTDGEVFDNSVSRGEPATFPLSRLVEGWQIAVPYMGVGDTAEIVIPAEKAYGLDGRGPIPGGATLLFTIELLGVPSKGV from the coding sequence ATGAAAAAAGCTCTTACCATTTTTGCCGCTCTATCTTTTGCGATCCCCGCCGCCGCGCAGGATGGGCCTGAAGCAGGTGCTGCAGGCAGTCTTGCCTGGCACAATAATCAGCAATCCGCCCTCCACATTTTGAGCGCAGCTGATGGCTGGCACAGGCTGGAAGGCGGCGTCATGTTTCGCCGCATCGCTGGCGGAGGCACAGGCCCCGCGCCCACGGTGGCCGACGAAGTCACCCTTCATTACACTGGCAGTTTCACCGATGGCGAAGTGTTCGACAACTCAGTTTCGCGCGGCGAACCAGCGACCTTTCCGCTTTCTCGCCTTGTAGAGGGCTGGCAAATCGCGGTGCCCTATATGGGCGTTGGTGACACGGCGGAAATCGTAATCCCGGCTGAAAAGGCTTATGGGCTGGACGGTCGCGGACCAATTCCCGGCGGCGCGACATTGCTGTTCACCATCGAATTGCTCGGCGTCCCCAGCAAGGGTGTCTGA
- a CDS encoding DUF2332 domain-containing protein, translating into MSEEPAINKVRSVAEAIIWQADHAEKAGAPNTARLVRALLAVAQTDTAIGRRIANWQGLTLEHAMPLRIAGGFHWLYLTGDEPRLGEIYQGLITDQGRVDALATETARTFDHVLLPWFDSPPQTNEAGRSASIMAALLWLSDKVQPAFELNEIGASAGINTMMGRFRFDLGGVKVGPGLSSILIEPEWRGDPPPANSAEVVEAKGCDIMPVDLMDEAAALRLKAYIWPEATARMARMDAAIAMAGRAPPELVRQDAAQFVTERLAEPQPDGVTRVLFHTIMWQYLPEATRNVITQAMKAAGALATADKPLAWISLETNRETFRHECRVRYWPGGDREVHLGNAQPHGAWVEWIGAD; encoded by the coding sequence ATGAGCGAGGAACCCGCGATCAATAAAGTAAGGAGCGTGGCGGAAGCGATTATCTGGCAGGCTGATCACGCCGAGAAGGCAGGCGCACCAAATACCGCGCGGCTGGTGCGGGCGCTGCTGGCTGTCGCGCAAACCGATACCGCGATCGGTCGGCGTATTGCCAATTGGCAGGGGTTGACGCTGGAACACGCCATGCCGTTGCGCATTGCGGGCGGCTTCCACTGGCTTTATCTGACCGGTGACGAACCGCGGCTGGGGGAAATATATCAGGGCCTGATAACCGATCAGGGCAGGGTGGATGCGCTGGCCACCGAAACAGCGCGCACATTCGATCATGTGTTGTTGCCGTGGTTCGACAGTCCGCCACAAACCAATGAAGCGGGGCGTTCTGCCAGCATTATGGCAGCCCTGTTGTGGCTATCGGACAAGGTGCAACCCGCGTTCGAACTCAACGAAATCGGCGCGAGTGCGGGCATCAATACGATGATGGGCCGGTTCCGTTTCGACCTTGGCGGCGTAAAGGTCGGGCCTGGTCTGTCATCCATCCTGATTGAGCCGGAGTGGCGCGGCGATCCGCCGCCCGCAAATAGTGCTGAAGTCGTCGAGGCGAAGGGCTGCGACATCATGCCGGTGGACCTGATGGACGAAGCTGCGGCGCTCCGTCTCAAGGCTTATATCTGGCCCGAAGCGACCGCCCGCATGGCCCGCATGGATGCTGCCATCGCAATGGCCGGACGCGCACCGCCAGAACTGGTGCGGCAGGATGCTGCGCAATTTGTAACAGAGAGACTAGCTGAGCCCCAGCCAGACGGCGTGACGCGCGTATTGTTTCACACGATAATGTGGCAATATCTGCCCGAGGCAACCCGCAACGTCATCACGCAAGCCATGAAAGCAGCAGGCGCACTGGCCACGGCGGATAAGCCGCTCGCCTGGATTTCGCTGGAAACCAATCGCGAAACATTCAGGCATGAATGCCGCGTTCGTTACTGGCCGGGAGGAGATAGGGAAGTGCATCTTGGCAATGCCCAACCGCATGGCGCCTGGGTGGAATGGATAGGCGCGGACTAG
- the hisG gene encoding ATP phosphoribosyltransferase, whose product MTQAAPSISSTNQRFGPLIFAVPKGRILDEAVPLMERAGIVPESAFHDKKDRSLSFADTSGDMRIFRVRAFDVATFVAFGAAQAGIVGSDVIEEFDYSELYAPVDLGIGACRLSVAEPAKPIETSSGNASHLRVATKYPNITSRHFERQGIQAECIKLNGAMELAPYSGLASRIVDLVSTGQTLKSNGLVEKDTIMQVSSRLIVNRAALKTDPRVAALVDAFRAATMKDAA is encoded by the coding sequence ATGACACAAGCTGCCCCATCCATTTCTTCAACAAACCAGCGCTTCGGACCGCTGATTTTTGCTGTGCCCAAAGGCCGCATCCTCGATGAGGCCGTGCCCTTGATGGAACGTGCAGGCATCGTGCCGGAAAGCGCCTTTCACGACAAGAAAGACCGTTCGCTCAGCTTTGCCGATACCAGCGGAGACATGCGTATCTTTCGTGTACGCGCTTTCGATGTTGCCACTTTCGTCGCCTTCGGTGCGGCACAGGCAGGCATCGTGGGTTCGGACGTGATCGAGGAATTCGATTATTCGGAGCTTTACGCCCCCGTTGATCTGGGTATCGGCGCCTGCCGCCTGTCGGTGGCGGAACCTGCAAAGCCGATTGAAACATCGTCCGGCAATGCCAGCCACCTGCGCGTTGCCACCAAATATCCCAATATAACCAGCCGCCATTTCGAACGGCAGGGCATCCAGGCGGAATGTATCAAGCTGAACGGCGCGATGGAACTTGCACCTTACAGCGGACTGGCCAGTCGCATTGTCGATCTGGTGTCGACCGGTCAGACTCTCAAATCCAACGGGCTGGTGGAAAAGGATACGATCATGCAGGTCAGCAGCCGCCTGATCGTCAACCGCGCCGCCTTGAAAACCGATCCACGCGTCGCCGCATTGGTAGATGCCTTCCGCGCTGCAACGATGAAGGATGCTGCCTGA
- the hisD gene encoding histidinol dehydrogenase, whose product MQRLHIGDEDFERKFTRIVNDRRESDETVAHDVREILRKMRQSGDDTLRDMTMRLDKHALSDDPATWRIDADQCRAAHDELAPETKEALQLAADRIRDYHEGQRPQDRDYRDAQNVRLGAKWLPVDAAGLYVPGGRAAYPSSLLMNAIPARVAGVERLVVATPTPRGEINDLVLAAAHVCGIEEIWRIGGAQAIGALAYGTETITPVDVITGPGNAWVAEAKRQLYGVVGIDMVAGPSEILVISDNKSNPDWLAADLLSQAEHDPASQSILITDDAQFGEMVEDALGVLLAQIKTQRTAHESWENHGVILVVDDLATQAPALADRLAAEHVELAVDDPEAIFAKIRHAGSVFLGRHTPEAVGDYVAGPNHVLPTGRRARFASGLSVLDFMKRTSFIELDEAALRTIGPAAAALAEIEGLPAHAASVKVRLK is encoded by the coding sequence ATGCAGCGCCTGCATATCGGTGATGAGGATTTCGAACGCAAATTCACCCGCATCGTGAACGATCGCCGGGAAAGCGATGAGACTGTGGCGCATGACGTGCGCGAAATACTGCGCAAGATGCGTCAGAGCGGTGATGATACCTTGCGCGACATGACCATGCGGCTGGACAAGCACGCGTTGTCTGATGATCCTGCCACATGGCGCATAGATGCAGACCAGTGCCGTGCTGCCCATGATGAGCTTGCGCCGGAAACGAAGGAGGCGTTGCAACTCGCCGCAGACCGGATACGCGACTACCACGAGGGCCAGCGACCGCAGGACCGCGATTATCGCGACGCGCAGAACGTAAGGTTGGGCGCCAAGTGGCTGCCCGTAGACGCGGCGGGGCTTTATGTTCCGGGCGGGCGCGCTGCCTATCCTTCATCCCTGCTGATGAATGCAATTCCAGCGCGGGTTGCCGGGGTAGAGCGACTGGTGGTGGCCACGCCCACGCCAAGGGGAGAAATCAACGATCTGGTGCTCGCCGCCGCGCATGTTTGCGGTATCGAGGAAATCTGGCGCATCGGCGGGGCGCAGGCGATTGGCGCGCTGGCCTATGGCACCGAAACGATCACACCGGTCGATGTCATCACCGGCCCCGGCAATGCCTGGGTGGCAGAAGCCAAGCGCCAGCTTTACGGCGTGGTCGGCATCGACATGGTGGCAGGGCCCAGTGAAATCCTCGTCATTTCGGACAATAAATCAAACCCCGATTGGCTTGCGGCAGACCTGCTCAGCCAGGCCGAACACGATCCCGCCAGCCAAAGCATATTGATTACCGACGATGCCCAATTTGGTGAAATGGTCGAAGATGCGCTCGGCGTGCTGCTGGCGCAGATCAAGACGCAGCGCACGGCGCATGAAAGCTGGGAAAACCACGGCGTAATCCTCGTGGTGGACGATCTTGCCACACAGGCCCCCGCCCTCGCTGATCGCCTTGCGGCAGAACATGTTGAACTGGCCGTTGACGATCCGGAAGCGATCTTTGCAAAAATCCGCCACGCGGGCAGCGTTTTTCTTGGCCGTCATACTCCGGAAGCCGTCGGCGATTATGTCGCCGGACCCAATCATGTCCTGCCCACTGGGCGCAGGGCGCGGTTTGCCAGCGGCCTTTCGGTGCTGGATTTCATGAAACGCACCAGCTTTATCGAGCTAGATGAAGCCGCCCTGCGCACCATCGGGCCAGCCGCCGCCGCCCTTGCAGAAATTGAAGGGCTTCCCGCCCATGCCGCCAGCGTGAAAGTGCGCCTCAAATGA
- the nusB gene encoding transcription antitermination factor NusB — protein MNKPARSRHRSAARLAAVQALYQRHMEKTATARLLDEFHQHRLGKEIEDDQYEEAEVDFFDDVVSGTIARQDEIDAALQGKLAQGWTIARLDKTMLQILRCGAYELLARADVPKATAISEYVDVAHAFFDEREAKFVNGILDAIGKDARD, from the coding sequence ATGAACAAGCCCGCCCGATCCCGCCACCGTTCCGCCGCGCGCCTTGCCGCCGTGCAGGCGCTGTATCAGCGCCATATGGAAAAGACCGCCACCGCCCGACTGCTTGATGAATTCCACCAGCATCGGCTGGGCAAGGAAATCGAAGACGATCAATATGAAGAGGCCGAGGTCGATTTCTTTGACGACGTCGTGTCCGGCACGATTGCGCGGCAGGATGAAATTGATGCCGCGTTGCAAGGCAAACTGGCGCAGGGCTGGACGATCGCCCGCCTCGACAAGACGATGCTGCAAATCCTGCGCTGCGGCGCCTATGAATTGCTCGCCCGGGCCGATGTGCCCAAGGCCACCGCCATCAGCGAATATGTCGATGTCGCCCACGCCTTTTTTGATGAACGTGAAGCAAAGTTCGTGAACGGCATATTGGATGCAATCGGCAAGGATGCGCGCGATTAG
- the thiL gene encoding thiamine-phosphate kinase has protein sequence MNETEFIAALRHLPLHEGARGLADDVAVLSLGDHTLVITHDMLVEGRHFLKGQDMADVAWKLVATNLSDLAAKGAEPLGVVLGYMLSAGDDAFVEGLDDVLSHYGVPLLGGDTVAGAPDGKGGQAMGLTAIGKAAHTPVPARAGARIGDAIFVTGVLGKAMLGFEALRDGTGADATAYSRPMARLAEGFDLAPLATAMMDISDGLLLDAFRMAEASEASFAIQGADVPVADEARRDDCLRWGDDYELLFTLPEGTFPPVQATRIGAVEARGFAPLFLDGEPIINSDGLGYMHK, from the coding sequence TTGAATGAAACGGAATTTATCGCAGCTCTCCGTCATCTGCCCCTGCATGAGGGAGCCCGTGGACTGGCAGATGATGTCGCCGTCCTGTCATTGGGTGATCATACTCTCGTCATAACGCATGACATGCTGGTGGAAGGCCGCCACTTCCTGAAAGGGCAGGACATGGCCGATGTCGCATGGAAGTTGGTCGCCACCAATCTTTCCGATCTTGCCGCAAAGGGAGCAGAGCCGTTGGGCGTAGTGCTCGGCTACATGCTGAGCGCTGGCGATGATGCCTTTGTCGAAGGGCTGGACGATGTACTGTCGCATTACGGTGTGCCGCTGCTGGGCGGAGACACGGTGGCAGGCGCGCCCGATGGCAAGGGTGGGCAGGCAATGGGGCTGACAGCGATCGGTAAGGCAGCGCATACGCCAGTCCCCGCGCGCGCTGGTGCGCGGATCGGTGATGCGATTTTTGTGACCGGCGTCCTTGGCAAGGCCATGCTGGGTTTCGAGGCCCTGCGTGATGGCACCGGAGCCGATGCGACAGCCTATTCCCGCCCGATGGCGCGCCTGGCGGAAGGTTTCGACCTCGCCCCGCTCGCCACTGCCATGATGGATATATCGGACGGCCTGCTGCTCGACGCATTTCGCATGGCCGAAGCGAGCGAAGCTTCCTTTGCGATACAGGGTGCTGATGTGCCCGTGGCCGATGAGGCACGGCGCGATGATTGCCTTCGCTGGGGCGATGATTACGAATTGCTGTTTACCTTGCCGGAAGGCACTTTTCCTCCCGTTCAGGCCACGCGAATAGGCGCGGTGGAGGCCAGGGGTTTTGCCCCGCTGTTCCTGGATGGTGAACCAATCATCAATTCCGATGGATTGGGATATATGCACAAATAG